The window TGGTTACAATTATTTACACCTAAGCCAAAGCAATTATCGGGGCATAAAAATTAAATTATAGTAACGATACCCCCGAATAATGGACCTTAGCATTTGCGAAGATTTTGGCGACAGCCAAATATCACACCGGCTAACTGCCCAACAATTTGAATTACAGCAATAAAGCAAAAAAAACATTTCAGGCAAAAAGGGCGTCTATTTATACGTAAGCAGCCTTTATTGCATATAAAATAATTTCAAAAACAAATAGGGTAAAACTTTTTATGCGTTTTAATCGTATCTTTGGAAAGATTATAAATAACAGTTCATTCTAATCATTCTAATTCAGTGGTAATAATAATATTCTTCATCGGGCACTGGTTCCTGTCGCTCTTTTTCCAAACGTTCTTTTTACACAGGTATGCATCTCATAAAATGTTCACTACCAACAAATTTTTTGAGGGAACATTTTATCTGCTGACATTCATTTGTCAGGGTTCATCTTTTTTAAACCCGCGTGCTTATGCTATTATGCACCGCGAGCACCATGCTTACAGCGATACCGAGAAAGATCCGCATTCGCCACATTTTTTCAGGGATGTTTTCCAGATGATGGTGTATACGGCAAAAAGTTACCGCATGCACGAAAAAAGACTTAAAGACCCTGAAGAACGCTTTAAAGGAAACATTCCGGAATGGCGTACGGTTGATTACATTGGTTCGTCAATGGTATCGCGTATAGCATTTGGTGTTTTATATGTTGCTTTTTACGTTGTGTTTGCTACTCAATGGTGGATGTACTTATTAATTCCCGTTCACTTTTTAATGGGCCCTATACATGGTGCTATTGTTAACTGGTGCGGTCATAAATATGGTTATGCCAATTTTGATAATGGCGACAAATCAAAAAATACTACTCCGTTTGATTTTTTAATGCTTGGCGAATTGTTCCAGAACAATCACCACAAACGCCCCAACCGTGCCAACTTCGGCGCCAAATGGTTTGAAATTGACCCGGTTTACCCCGTAATGAAGGTAATGCACTGGATGCATATCATCAGGCTAAGGAAAGCGTATTTATAGAAGGTTAAAGGATAAAGGCGAAAGGTAAAAGGTTTTTTGCCATATATAAAAGCGAAAAGTGATCTGGTTGGATTGGCTTTTCGCTTTTTTGTTTTAAGCCAATTTTACCTTATTCCAACCTTTCGCCTTTATTCTTTCAGTCTAACCTTTTGCCTTTCACCTTTTCCCTTTCGCCTAATTAACTATCTTTGCCGCTCATAAAATTCACAACATGAGTGTTTCTAAATTAGCTCAAAACTTACGCGGCTCGGAGATCATTAAGATTGCGGGCGAGATAAATGAATTAAAACGCCAGGGGCAAAATATTGCCAACCTAACTATTGGCGATTTCGACTCCAATATTTACCCCATCCCTGCCGACTTAAAAGACGGCATTGTTGATGCTTATAACCACAACCAAACTAATTACCCGCCGGCTGATGGCATGCTTAACTTGCGCGAAAGTGTATCGGCATTTTTAAGCAGCCGTATGGGTTTAAATTATAAAGCTAACGAGATATTGATTTCGGGCGGGTCGCGCCCATTGATCTATTCAACCTTTCTGGCCTTGGTTGATCCGGGCGATAAAGTAGTTTTCCCGGCACCATCATGGAACAACAACCACTACAGCGACCTTACCAGTGCCGAAGCTATTATTGTTGAAACCAAGCCCGAAAATAATTTTATGCCTACGGCAGATGAAATTGCACCGCATTTAAAAGGCGCAACTTTATTGGCGCTTTGCTCGCCCCTTAACCCAACAGGCACCATGTTTAATAAAAAAGACCTGGAAGAAATTTGCGACCTGGTTATTGCCGAAAACAAAAGCCGCGCAACCGGCGAAAAGCCTCTGTACCTGCTGTACGATCAAATATATTCGCAGTTAACCTTCGGCGATTTTAAGCATTATGATCCGGTTACTTTACGCCCTGAATTGAGGCCTTATACCGTATTTGTTGATGGTGCATCTAAATGTTTTGCCTCAACAGGCGTACGCGTAGGCTGGGGTTTTGGCCCGGCAAATATTATTGATAATATGAAAGCCATTGTTGGCCACATGGGGGCATGGTCGCCAAAGGCCGAGCAGGTTGCCATGGCTCATTTTATTACGGATACGGCCGCTGTTGATGCTTACCTGGATGATTTGAAAGGAAAAATCCGCGCCAGCTTAACAACGCTGCACGAAGGTTTCCAGGCACTGAAAGCCGAAGGCTTCCAGGTAGATTCGATAACCCCAATGGGCGCTATATATCTTACCCTTAAAATTGATTACACCGGTAAAACTACACCCGATGGGCATGTATTAAAGGATTCGGCTGATATTAACTTTTACCTTATCAAGGAAGCTAAAGTGGCCCTGGTACCATTCTCGGCCTTCGGTACCGATGATTCGGTTAACTGGTTCCGCGCATCTGTAGGCGCAAGCACGCTGGAGGATATTGAGCAATTGATACCGAGGGTGAAAGAGGCTTTGAGTAAGTTGAAGTAATAATTTTGTCTGAACCGGAATTTGCCGAATTTATTGAATTAACAGAATTCTAAAAATTCTTTAATTCGATGAATTCCGGTTCAGATAATTTCATCTGCACATCTACCGCAGTACCCTCGCCGCAACCCCTTCGTTGGTAATTTTCACGGGCTGTATCATGCCATCTTTATCAAAGTACATTTTATCAATGCACATTACACGGTGGTTGCCGTCGGTCTCGGTTAATGGGCGGCGGTGGTATACAATGTACCATTCATCGGTGCCAGGCACGTTAATAACCGAGTGGTGGCCCGCGCCGGTAGCAATACTGGCATCCTGCTTTAAAATGGTGGCTATCCGCTTAAACGGACCGAACGGGGTATCGCCCACGGCGTAAGCTACCCGGTAATCGGGGCCTGTCCAGCCGCCTTCGCTCCACATAAAGTAGTATTTGCCTTTGCGTTTAAACATTACCGGGCCCTCTACATAGCCCTCGGGGGTTATTTTCCGGTAGGTAACACCATCCTCAAAAGGCACCACGCCGGTAAAGTCGTCTTTTAGTTTTACAATATTACACTGGCCCCAGCCGCCATAAATCATATAGTACTGGCCGTTATCATCCTTAAAAACAAACTGATCAATAGGCTGTGCTTTGTTAATGATCTGATCTATCAGCGGCTTGCCCAGGTAATCTTTGAACGGGCCGGCAGGGTTATCGGCTACAGCTACGCCAATACCGCCTTTTTCGTTATTGTTCTGAATGTCGTTTGCGCCAAAGAAGATATAATATTTACCGCCTTTTTCGGTAACGGCAGGCGCCCAAAGCGCACGGCGCACCCATTTTACGCCAGAGGTATCAACAATGTGGGGGTGTTTGGTCCAATGAACCAGGTCGGGCGAAGAGAAGGCATCCATGAAAACCTGCTCGTTGTATTTAGCCGAGTAAGTTGGATACAGCCAATATTGCTTATTAAAAATTTTAGCTTCCGGATCGGCATACCAGCCCTCAACAACCGGGTTGCCCGATGTTTTTTTATCCTGGGCCAAAGCACGCCGGGCCGGCGCCACCATAGCGGCCGCTATGGCCGCCGTTAAAAAGATTTTATGATAAATACCCCTTTTCATAATAAAGTTGATGTTTTTTAAGACCGCTAATATAACAGCTAAATTGGTTTAGTTGATACGGTTTCTGCAGATCATATGCCCGGCTATACCCGGAGCAAGTTTACCTCAACGCCAATCCATCCTTATATCGCTTGGGTTTTACCTGGAAGTGCCTTTCAAACAAGCGCCCAAAATGGCTCAAATTGGTAAAGCCCAGCTGGTAGCCGGTTTCGGATACAGATTGCATGGCCAGCAAGCGGGCAGCCTCGTTCATCCGGGCCGATTGGTAATAGTTATAAATACTATCGCCAAAAATCTGGCGGAAAAGTTGTTTCATTTTGGTAAGGCCAATACCTATTTTGCCCGATAGCTCGGGAAGCTGCGGGGTTAAGCTAAGGTCGGATAAAATGGCGGCCCGCAGTTTGTATATCTTTTCGGCATCAGCCTGGTCTACCGTTATAGAAGCGGTTTCGGCACGGTGCATCAGCTTGCTGAACAGCAGGTATATGAGTTCTTCGGCCTTGTTTTTGTAAAGCAATGTGGCCAGTGTGGTAGTTTCATCAATTCTGCTTAATTGTTTTAGCGCGCGTTCCATCTCTGATGTCATCACTTCGTGCAGCACAAACGATGGACTTTCCTGCAACAGCGATGCTATGGGGCATCCAGTTTCCTGCAAATCTAATGTGTTAATGAGCGTTTGGCGGGATGCGCCAACCACCAGGAAATTAACATGCTGGTTGGCCGGGACAACCATTTCCGAAAAAAAGTTGCCGGTACCCAGTTCAACCTCGCAGCCATTACTGCCGGTAAATAAAGGCCGGTGCGGCAATTCTGCTTCCTCCACCGGGATGCGCCTGCAATCAAACTTTAAGGTGAGCATGGTTGATGATGAAGCTGCCAGGCGGCGCAAAACAAGATCGTCCTTAAGCCAATAGCGGTGAATGCACAGAGATAATCCGTTATTCAGGAATACTTCCTGTATAAACCCCTCGCCAATTGATTGGGGCAGCGTTACCCGGTCATGGGCTATCCCGGCACCAAAACGCCCGGCAAAAGCATGGCCAAAATGAAAACCTTTGCCTACTTCAAATTCAAACTCTATCGGCATAAAATATATTTAAACAGTGGTTATTGAAAAGCCTGTTATCCCGTCATCCTGAGGGATGAAAAATCTATCAACGTTGCATGACCAATAGAAAAATTTGCGGGTAAATGCTTCATACCTACCCATGACATATCCAATTTTTCTGTCATCCTGAGATACGAAGGAGCTATCAGCTCTGCATAACCGATAGAAAAGTTCGCCAATAGATCCTTCGTACCTCAGGATGACAGTAGTTTTTTTTGGATATCATTTCCCCTTCAGAACTTCGCGAAATTTTACAATTCGGCATGATAGGTTAAAACATCCCAGCATCACAAAAAAGCCTACTTATCTAAATAATCCGGCGGAAACATTTTTTGTCCGTACTTTTCGGATAGTGCGCCCATTTTGCTTTTTAGCTCGTTGGTCATTGGCGGCAAAGGTAAAAATGTACCAAAAGGTGCGGGTTCGCCCGCTTCCATAAAAAAATCTTCCATACCGGCGGGCATTACCGTGCAAAGCAAATGGGCCATTTGGTTAGATTTATTACAAAAGCAATGAACAATACCCCCGTAAGGGATATTCACAAATGAGCCTTTCCCTGCAATATAACTGCCCGCTTCAGATTTTACCTCAACTTCGCCATCAACAACGTAAAAACTTTCCTGCACATCAGGGTGAGCGTGCGGCACCGGGCCGCCACCGGGCGGTACCAGCATATCTATCAACGCGTATTTACCATCGGTTTGCCTGCCCGATATGATTACCCGGTACGAGTTACCTGCCATGGCAATCCCCTGCCCTTCTTCCGGGCCAACAAACGTTACTGTTTTTTGTGTGTTTTCCATCGTCAATTAAAAATAGATAAATGTAAGATAAGTATTGCCTGTCATTATCAGGCCACGGCCATTACCGGGTAATCGGTATAGCCATGCGCTTCCGGGGTATATAAAGTTGTAAAATCAACCTCATTCAACGGCGCGTTTTGCTCCATACGGGTCACCAAATCGGGGTTGGCCAAAAACGGGCGACCAAATGCAAGCACATCGGCAAAGCCTTTGGCTAAGGTATCGGCCGCTGTAGCGGGCGTATTGCCGTTACAAAGTATGATGGTTTCCTTAAAGGCGCTACGGATAGCATCAAATGTTTTCTGAGGAATTTTTGGCGAAAAGCCGATATGAATATAAGTGATACCTATTTTATTTAACTCCTGCGCCAGGTAGGCATAAGTGTTGTGCACTTCATCTGCATCATAGTCCTGCAAATCGCCAAGATTTGAGAAGGGAGAAAAACGGATACCAACTTTTTCTTTACCAATAGCATCGGCAATTTGCTGTACCACTTCCAGCGCGAAGGAAGCGCGGGCTTTATAATCGCCTCCATATTCGTCGGTACGGTTATTTACGTTGGGGTTTAAAAACTGTTCAACCAGGTAACCGTTGGCGCCATGTACTTCAACGCCGTCAAAGCCGGCTTCCACGGCATTTTTTGCGGCTTGTACATATTCTGCAATGGTTGCTTTTACGGCTTCGGTAGTAAGGGCAACCGGAATTGGGTAATCCTGCATTCCCAAGCTATCGGTATGCATCTGGCCTGCCGCTTTTATGGCCGATACGCCTACAACCGTAGCCCCCGCGGGCAAATTTGCCTGGTGGGCTATGCGGCCTGTATGCATTAATTGTACAAATATTTTGCTGTTACCGGCATGTACAGCGCCGGTAACTTTTTTCCAGCCCTCAACCTGCTCGCTGCTAAAGATGCCGGGGATACGTGCGTAACCCAAACCACTGGGCGATGGCGATGTACCTTCGGTAACGATAAGACCCGCGCCGCTGCGCTGATGGTAGTATTCGGCCATTAAATTGTTAGGGATATTGCCAATGGCCCGGCTGCGCGTCATGGGAGCCATTACCAGGTGGTTTTTTAACTGAAGTGTTTTTGTGCTGTATGGAGCTAATATAGTATTCATGTTTTTTTGTTTTGATATTATATATCAAATGTCGGCACAGCCATGAACTTAAAATAGCTATAAAAGGCTTAAAAATAGTCTGATCGGACGAATAATACCGGCAGCTTTTTTATCTTTTAAAATACTTCCCTTTTAAAATTCTGTCCATCACTTCGTCATAAAAACGCTGGCCAATGGTTACCCTGGCGCTGCCCAGGTTAAGCATATTGCCTTCAATGGTGTTAACCATTTTAAGGTTAACAATATGGCTTTTATGTACCTGTAAAAACTTTTCGGCAGGGAGTTTTTCCTGGATACTCTTGATAGTTAAATAAACCACCAGTTTTTTGGGGATGGTATACAGCACCACGTAATTGGCCATAGCCTCTACATAAATCAGGTCGTCGTACAGCACACGCTCAATTTTACCATCGCATTTAACATAAAAATGGTCGGGCTCCGTTTTAACAGGGGCGGCTTGTTTTTGTCTTAATGATTTTAACTCCAGGGCTTTTTGTACTGCTTTTAAAAACCGATCTAATGAAAATGGTTTTACCAGGTAATCAACTACTGCCAGCTCAAAACCATCCAGCGCATATTGCCCATATGCTGTAGTCATGATTACCATGGGGAGGTTGTTGGCCGAGCGAAGAAACTGAAGCCCGTTCATTTTGGGCATGTTTATGTCCAGGAACACCAGGTCAACATCCAGCTCATTCATCATCGCGGTTGCCTTCAAGGGGTTTTCGGCCGTGCCAACCAATACCAGGAAATCAATCTCTTCAATATACTCCTGCAGCAGTTTGCGTGCAATGGGCTCATCATCAATAATAAGGCAGTTAAGCGTCATACGTTAAACAGGGTTAAGTTTACCTCATAACCGGTATCGGAATTAACAATTTGGAGTTGGTGCCTGCCGGGATATAAAATTTCCAGCCGGCGCTTTGTATTGGCAATCCCCAGCCCTGATGACTTTTCGATCTGGTTCACAAAGGCATCTTTAGTGTTAAAAACGCTGAACATCAGGTTGCTATTTTGGTATTGCAGGCCAATGCATACCAGGTTTTGCTTATCCTCATTAAACCCAACATATTTAAAAGCATTTTCTATAAAGGTAATGAACAGCAGCGGCGCCACGTTAATTTGCCCGTTTACATCATCGGCACAAAAAGAAACGACTATACGCTCGTCAATGCGGCCTTTTTGTATGGCTATGTAATTGCGGATGTAGTTAATTTCGCTATCGAGGGCTATTTGTTCAACATTACATTCATACAGCTGGTAACGCAGCATTTCTGAAAATACCAGCAGCATTTCGCGGGCATCCTTGTTTGATTTATCAATGTGCCCGTAAATAGAGTTGATGGAGTTAAACAGAAAATGCGGGTTAAACTGCGCCCGCAAAAAATTGAGTTCGTTGGTGGCTTTTTCTTTTTCAATTTGTTCGATATACAATTGTGACCGTATTTTTTCGATAACCAGGTGCACCGCCAGGATGCAGGCCACCCAGAAGAAAATATTGATAAACGAATCTAAAAAGATGTCGGGGAAACTAAACCTGGCGTTTTTAACTTTAAAAACATAGGTGACAACGGCAATTGATACCGGCACCCTCATAAGCGCTGTAATAACAATTCCCCCTAAAAAACACAGGCCAAATTTTACATACCGTTTTTTATTAAGCAATTGCGGAATGGTATACAGCGCGTTGAAATAGTAATTTGCCGATATAAACAACAGGTAACAAAACTGTATGGTAATGGCATGTGTAAATACCAGCGTACCGTTCCTGAAGATAAACACCCAGGACAGGTACGCCAATACCCAAAATGTGAGGTGATATATTGTTTTGCTGGTTTTCAAGGTATACGCCCGGATTTGTTTATTAAAGTACGTTAATATGATGCACAAAAAAAATCAATTGGTTATTTAGGTTCCGCGCCATCGGGAAAGGCCTGCCCTTTATGACAGGTGGTACATGATACAATCAATGTAGCGTTGCCAATTTCGGGGTGCTTTACTTTTAAATATTTTTTGTTGATACCAAGGGTCATGCGCATCATGGCGCGCGCTATCTGCTTTTCGGGCTTTGCATCGCTGGCAAAATCAAGCCCGTGTCCATCTTTATTACCGGCGTGGCAAAAACCACAGCTTACCCCAAGGCCATCGTCAAAATCGTCGGCCATAATGCCCTGCAGCGCTTTGGAACTTATGCTTTTTGGCAGCACTTTTAAATTGGTGTATTGGGGTGTATCGGCGGTTTTATCAGTTGCGGCCACGGTAACGCTTACTATAGCTGCTAATGTCATAACAGCTATAAACTTCTGGTTTATTTTCATTTGAGTGTGGTATAAAACTGTTAAGCCTTTTTTGCAAGCACATCCAGGTTTACCTCCAATTCGTTGGCAATGGTGCTTGTGCCGCCAATGCCAAAATCCTTGCGCTTTATTTTGAACGAGCCTTTAAATTGATAGCCACCGGCGTGGGGCGCTGCTGTAAAAGGGAACACTATTGGCTGGGTTTTACCTTTAATGGTTATTTTGCCG is drawn from Mucilaginibacter ginsenosidivorax and contains these coding sequences:
- a CDS encoding acyl-CoA desaturase; this encodes MVIIIFFIGHWFLSLFFQTFFLHRYASHKMFTTNKFFEGTFYLLTFICQGSSFLNPRAYAIMHREHHAYSDTEKDPHSPHFFRDVFQMMVYTAKSYRMHEKRLKDPEERFKGNIPEWRTVDYIGSSMVSRIAFGVLYVAFYVVFATQWWMYLLIPVHFLMGPIHGAIVNWCGHKYGYANFDNGDKSKNTTPFDFLMLGELFQNNHHKRPNRANFGAKWFEIDPVYPVMKVMHWMHIIRLRKAYL
- a CDS encoding pyridoxal phosphate-dependent aminotransferase; its protein translation is MSVSKLAQNLRGSEIIKIAGEINELKRQGQNIANLTIGDFDSNIYPIPADLKDGIVDAYNHNQTNYPPADGMLNLRESVSAFLSSRMGLNYKANEILISGGSRPLIYSTFLALVDPGDKVVFPAPSWNNNHYSDLTSAEAIIVETKPENNFMPTADEIAPHLKGATLLALCSPLNPTGTMFNKKDLEEICDLVIAENKSRATGEKPLYLLYDQIYSQLTFGDFKHYDPVTLRPELRPYTVFVDGASKCFASTGVRVGWGFGPANIIDNMKAIVGHMGAWSPKAEQVAMAHFITDTAAVDAYLDDLKGKIRASLTTLHEGFQALKAEGFQVDSITPMGAIYLTLKIDYTGKTTPDGHVLKDSADINFYLIKEAKVALVPFSAFGTDDSVNWFRASVGASTLEDIEQLIPRVKEALSKLK
- a CDS encoding sensor histidine kinase, with amino-acid sequence MKTSKTIYHLTFWVLAYLSWVFIFRNGTLVFTHAITIQFCYLLFISANYYFNALYTIPQLLNKKRYVKFGLCFLGGIVITALMRVPVSIAVVTYVFKVKNARFSFPDIFLDSFINIFFWVACILAVHLVIEKIRSQLYIEQIEKEKATNELNFLRAQFNPHFLFNSINSIYGHIDKSNKDAREMLLVFSEMLRYQLYECNVEQIALDSEINYIRNYIAIQKGRIDERIVVSFCADDVNGQINVAPLLFITFIENAFKYVGFNEDKQNLVCIGLQYQNSNLMFSVFNTKDAFVNQIEKSSGLGIANTKRRLEILYPGRHQLQIVNSDTGYEVNLTLFNV
- a CDS encoding cupin domain-containing protein gives rise to the protein MENTQKTVTFVGPEEGQGIAMAGNSYRVIISGRQTDGKYALIDMLVPPGGGPVPHAHPDVQESFYVVDGEVEVKSEAGSYIAGKGSFVNIPYGGIVHCFCNKSNQMAHLLCTVMPAGMEDFFMEAGEPAPFGTFLPLPPMTNELKSKMGALSEKYGQKMFPPDYLDK
- a CDS encoding LytR/AlgR family response regulator transcription factor; translated protein: MTLNCLIIDDEPIARKLLQEYIEEIDFLVLVGTAENPLKATAMMNELDVDLVFLDINMPKMNGLQFLRSANNLPMVIMTTAYGQYALDGFELAVVDYLVKPFSLDRFLKAVQKALELKSLRQKQAAPVKTEPDHFYVKCDGKIERVLYDDLIYVEAMANYVVLYTIPKKLVVYLTIKSIQEKLPAEKFLQVHKSHIVNLKMVNTIEGNMLNLGSARVTIGQRFYDEVMDRILKGKYFKR
- a CDS encoding alkene reductase translates to MNTILAPYSTKTLQLKNHLVMAPMTRSRAIGNIPNNLMAEYYHQRSGAGLIVTEGTSPSPSGLGYARIPGIFSSEQVEGWKKVTGAVHAGNSKIFVQLMHTGRIAHQANLPAGATVVGVSAIKAAGQMHTDSLGMQDYPIPVALTTEAVKATIAEYVQAAKNAVEAGFDGVEVHGANGYLVEQFLNPNVNNRTDEYGGDYKARASFALEVVQQIADAIGKEKVGIRFSPFSNLGDLQDYDADEVHNTYAYLAQELNKIGITYIHIGFSPKIPQKTFDAIRSAFKETIILCNGNTPATAADTLAKGFADVLAFGRPFLANPDLVTRMEQNAPLNEVDFTTLYTPEAHGYTDYPVMAVA
- a CDS encoding c-type cytochrome; amino-acid sequence: MKINQKFIAVMTLAAIVSVTVAATDKTADTPQYTNLKVLPKSISSKALQGIMADDFDDGLGVSCGFCHAGNKDGHGLDFASDAKPEKQIARAMMRMTLGINKKYLKVKHPEIGNATLIVSCTTCHKGQAFPDGAEPK
- a CDS encoding glycoside hydrolase family 43 protein — its product is MKRGIYHKIFLTAAIAAAMVAPARRALAQDKKTSGNPVVEGWYADPEAKIFNKQYWLYPTYSAKYNEQVFMDAFSSPDLVHWTKHPHIVDTSGVKWVRRALWAPAVTEKGGKYYIFFGANDIQNNNEKGGIGVAVADNPAGPFKDYLGKPLIDQIINKAQPIDQFVFKDDNGQYYMIYGGWGQCNIVKLKDDFTGVVPFEDGVTYRKITPEGYVEGPVMFKRKGKYYFMWSEGGWTGPDYRVAYAVGDTPFGPFKRIATILKQDASIATGAGHHSVINVPGTDEWYIVYHRRPLTETDGNHRVMCIDKMYFDKDGMIQPVKITNEGVAARVLR
- a CDS encoding helix-turn-helix transcriptional regulator — protein: MPIEFEFEVGKGFHFGHAFAGRFGAGIAHDRVTLPQSIGEGFIQEVFLNNGLSLCIHRYWLKDDLVLRRLAASSSTMLTLKFDCRRIPVEEAELPHRPLFTGSNGCEVELGTGNFFSEMVVPANQHVNFLVVGASRQTLINTLDLQETGCPIASLLQESPSFVLHEVMTSEMERALKQLSRIDETTTLATLLYKNKAEELIYLLFSKLMHRAETASITVDQADAEKIYKLRAAILSDLSLTPQLPELSGKIGIGLTKMKQLFRQIFGDSIYNYYQSARMNEAARLLAMQSVSETGYQLGFTNLSHFGRLFERHFQVKPKRYKDGLALR